A single region of the Coregonus clupeaformis isolate EN_2021a chromosome 16, ASM2061545v1, whole genome shotgun sequence genome encodes:
- the LOC123492756 gene encoding nuclear apoptosis-inducing factor 1-like yields the protein MAKASKKRNFTENELEVLLSEVETRKNILFGNLSSGINNKRKKKEWASLSDAVNAVGSESRTVNELKKKWSDIKVEVKRRTAAHRQSVGRTGGGTGTDELAPFDQRVASIVGDTLISGIVSADVGDSDILQDCQQGTAGTSTGTHSESAPPEQPEPIQSSVSRVSNVPPVLKPVHLAVS from the exons ATGGCTAAAGCAAGCAAGAAACGAAATTTCACTGAAAACGAATTAGAGGTGCTACTATCAGAGGtagaaacaagaaaaaatattttatttggaaatctgtcctctggaattaataacaaaagaaagaaaaaagagtggGCGAGTTTGTCTGATGCCGTCAACGCGGTGGGATCTGAGAGTCGCACCGTAAATGAACTGAAGAAGAAATGGTCAGACATAAAGGTGGAAGTTAAGCGGAGAACTGCTGCGCACCGACAAAGTGTGGGCAGAACAGGCGGTGGTACAGGGACCGATGAACTTGCACCCTTTGATCAGAGAGTTGCCTCTATTGTAGGAGACACGTTAATCTCTGGAATCGTATCCGCTGATGTAGGAGACTCGGATATACTACAGGACTGCCAGCAAG GAACCGCAGGAACGTCCACTGGCACGCACTCAGAGTCCGCACCACCTGAGCAGCCAGAGCCCATTCAGTCCAGCGTCTCCCGTGTCTCTAATGTTCCCCCAGTGCTGAAGCCCGTCCATCTGGCCGTGTCTTGA